The stretch of DNA GACGCGTGGGGTGGGTGATGCTTTCTGCTCGTTCCGGTGCCCAGGTCCGGTTCGGGCACGTTCGTGTTTGGCCTAACCCCTGGCCCTGTGCTACCCTCTTTCACTGGTGACTCGCCCCCGGGGCGAGCTTGGCCTCTGCCCGGGCAGCGTTTCCAGGCAGGATGGCAGGAGGATTGAAGAGATGTTTGCGATCATTCAGAGCGGCGGCAAGCAGTACCGCGTGCAGGAAGGCGACGTTGTGCGCGTCGAGAGCCTCCCCGGCGAGGCGGGCGACCAGCTTCAACTCAAGCCCCTGCTGGTGGGCGGCGGGCACACGTTGCTGGGCGACGAGGCCGCGCGCTTCACGGTGACGGCCGAGGTCGTCGAGCACGGCCGGGGCCCGAAGATCTACATTCGCAAGTACAAGAGCGGCATCCAGTACCGCCGCCGCAACGGGCACCGTCAGCAGTACACGGCCATCCGCATCACGAGCATTGCCTGAGAGAGGTGAGTTGACATGGCACACAAGAAAGGCGTGGGTTCGTCCAAGAACGGACGCGACAGCAATCCTAAGTACCTGGGCGTGAAGAAGTTCGGCGGCGAGAAGGTCGTCGCGGGCAACATCCTGGTGCGCCAGCGCGGCACGAAGTTCAAGGCGGGCCCGAATGTGGGCATGGGCCGCGACCACACCCTGTTCGCCCTGGTGGACGGCAAGGTCGTCTTCACCAACCGCGGCGAGCGCGGGCGCTTCATCAGCGTCGAGACGGTGGCGGCGGCCACCACCGAAGTCGCCGCCGACTGAGCGAGGCTCTCAGGCACGCCCTGCCCGGAAGCGAGGCGGGGCGTGCTTTTTTAGGCCGGGTCAAGGTCAGCACGAGTCCCCTTTCCGGGCGAACTCGGCCAAGCAAAAGAAGAAGGTGTCATGCTGAGCGCGGCGGAGTATCCCCGAAAGGCGGGACCCTTCACTTCGTTCAGGGTGACCGGCGCCTCTCTCACCGGCTCGTGGGGGAAGCCTGGGCCAAAAGGAAGTGCATTTATGGCGTTTCGTGACGTGCTGGACATCGAGGTCGCCGCGGGCAACGGCGGCGACGGCAGCATGAGTTTCCACCGGGCCAAATACATGGAAAAGGGCGGCCCGGACGGCGGCCACGGCGGGCGTGGCGGCAGCATCGTCCTGCGAGCCATTCAGGGGGTCGAGAGCCTGGAGCGGCTGGTCGGCAAGCGCAAGTTCAAGGCCGAGAACGGGGCCTACGGTGAGGGTCGGCTGCGCCAGGGGTCCGACGGCGAGGACCTCTACATCGACGTGCCGGTGGGCACGACGGCCTTCGACCGCGACACCGGAAAGGTGATTGCCGACCTCACCCGTGTGGGGCAGGAGAAGGTCATCGCCCGGGGCGGCCTCGGTGGGCGCGGCAACTCCACCTTCGTGAGCAGCACCCGACAGGCCCCGCGCTTCGCGGAACTGGGCACCCCCGGCGAGAAGAGGCGCGTGCGGCTGGAGCTGCGCCTGATCGCGGACGTGGGCCTGGTCGGTTACCCCAACGCGGGCAAGAGCAGCCTGCTCGCGGCCCTGTCGCGCGCCAACCCCGCCATCGCCGACTACCCCTTCACGACCCTCTCCCCCATCCTGGGCGTGGTGGAGAGCGCGGACGGCGAGGAGCGGTTCACGATGGCCGACATCCCCGGCATCATCGAGGGCGCCTCCGAGGGCAAGGGGCTGGGGCTGGAGTTCCTGCGGCACATCAGCCGGACGCGGCTCCTGGTGTACGTGCTCGACGTGACCCGCGACCCGGTGGAGGAGCTGCGCCAGCTTCAGGCCGAGCTGCGCGCGTACGACCCCACCCTGCTGGAGAACGTCGCCGCCGTCGCGCTGAACAAGATTGAGCTGGTGGAGGAGGACCTCCTGGCGATGGTCGAGGATGAACTCGCCGAGTTCGGCCTGCCCGTCCTGCCCGTGAGCGCGAAGGAGGGCACCGGCCTGGACGAGCTGCGGAGCGCCCTCTTCCAGCTTCTGCCCGACCGCGAGCTGTGGGCGCAGACCCACGCACTGGAGGAGGAGACGGAGGAGGTGCGCGAGGAAGCTCTCACGATCACCTTCCGCGAGGACGCGCCCGAGAAGCCCGGCGGCGAGCCCGAGCGCGTCTGGGAGGTCCACGGCGGCGGCTTCGAGGCACGCATCAACCGCTTCTCGCGCCACATCGAGGACGCGGCGGAATATCTCTCGGGCCTGTTCAAGCGGCAGGGGCTGTACAACGCCCTGGCGAGGGTCGGGGCGCGCGAGGGCGACACGGTCGAGATCGGCAACTTCCGCTTCGAGTATTTCGCGGAAGAGGAGTAGCCCAGCCGGGCGAGGGAGGAGGCGCCGGGGGGACGTGCCCTTCCCGGCGCCTCGCTCGTTTGCCCCCTCAGCCCTTCGTCAGAATCCGCACGGTCAGGATCTTGTCGGGCGTCACACCCTCAATCGGGGTCTCCTGGCCGCTGCTGGTGTCGGCGGTGCGCGTCAGCTTGCCCAT from Deinococcus apachensis DSM 19763 encodes:
- the rplU gene encoding 50S ribosomal protein L21; the encoded protein is MFAIIQSGGKQYRVQEGDVVRVESLPGEAGDQLQLKPLLVGGGHTLLGDEAARFTVTAEVVEHGRGPKIYIRKYKSGIQYRRRNGHRQQYTAIRITSIA
- the rpmA gene encoding 50S ribosomal protein L27; this encodes MAHKKGVGSSKNGRDSNPKYLGVKKFGGEKVVAGNILVRQRGTKFKAGPNVGMGRDHTLFALVDGKVVFTNRGERGRFISVETVAAATTEVAAD
- the obgE gene encoding GTPase ObgE, producing the protein MAFRDVLDIEVAAGNGGDGSMSFHRAKYMEKGGPDGGHGGRGGSIVLRAIQGVESLERLVGKRKFKAENGAYGEGRLRQGSDGEDLYIDVPVGTTAFDRDTGKVIADLTRVGQEKVIARGGLGGRGNSTFVSSTRQAPRFAELGTPGEKRRVRLELRLIADVGLVGYPNAGKSSLLAALSRANPAIADYPFTTLSPILGVVESADGEERFTMADIPGIIEGASEGKGLGLEFLRHISRTRLLVYVLDVTRDPVEELRQLQAELRAYDPTLLENVAAVALNKIELVEEDLLAMVEDELAEFGLPVLPVSAKEGTGLDELRSALFQLLPDRELWAQTHALEEETEEVREEALTITFREDAPEKPGGEPERVWEVHGGGFEARINRFSRHIEDAAEYLSGLFKRQGLYNALARVGAREGDTVEIGNFRFEYFAEEE